A portion of the Ricinus communis isolate WT05 ecotype wild-type chromosome 10, ASM1957865v1, whole genome shotgun sequence genome contains these proteins:
- the LOC8279566 gene encoding uncharacterized protein LOC8279566 — translation MERKKTFTMNWDALGDHDVDDDDRFFETCDRLSSAVPLDLASSGSDDDDEFDDPRSSFASAISSVSTTEFRNYASVAAAAAISPDYDVWMAAPGSINERRKRLLQGMGLSADKELLRIASNELTRGVPDSTANGHVAPDSNGDVHDGELKQEAIPSHVPVVLVRSRSGCDIDSFSVEKKRREELLGNVSKQRLTRTSSMIIVSHARICPYQDSIRVSPKGARSMRSLDQNGSIAPMLSHNRFGAFFLIKNLDTGKEFVVNEYDQDGMWNRVSDLQTGKQLTMEEFEKCVGHSPVVKELMRRENVSRMNGEEMSDDRKINTNSYLSKSLRLSKRRGAALLKNIKGVAHSMSITGLRGADKERESHSPTAESKAGAKNSSSSGWMKVRQAGKSYKELSALHLCQEIQAHQGSIWTIKFSPDARFLASGGEDRTIHIWEVQECEIMSLNEGTLTPLHPFSTTPCLGEVPSLASEKKKKKKGSSSRKCNPIPEYVHVSETVFSLSDKPVCSFTGHLDDVLDLSWSRSQLLLSSSMDKTVRLWDMETKSCLKLFAHNDYVTCIQFNPMDDNYFISGSLDNKVRIWSIPDRQLVDWTDLHEMVTAVCYTPDGQGALIGSHKGSCRMYNVEDCKLSQGEQIDLQNKKHAKKITGFQFSPGNPSEVLVTSADSRIRILDGSDVAHKFRGFRNINSQISASFSTDGKYVICASEDSHVYVWKRDERSGNGKSKSIINTRSHENFQCKDVSMAIPWPGTIKGDPPPVKVHSKRHSKRSSISQPTSSCSSPTKEDALSVSSRRYFPPSPIDCLAREEENTSAANSKRLLPPLPKKNNNHHNNTNNVERAPSPEEDPSAISRSDSGFGDSFSTSASSSIRYGDSPSISAAQSSSSSWSSSWSWFDVGGGHANQIQATAWGMVIVTATLGGELRAYQNFGLPRRIGRQSNLF, via the exons ATGGAGCGAAAGAAAACATTTACAATGAACTGGGACGCCCTTGGCGACCACGACGTCGATGATGATGATCGCTTTTTCGAGACCTGTGATCGCCTCTCCTCCGCTGTCCCCCTAGACTTAGCCTCCTCTGGCTCTGACGATGATGATGAATTTGATGACCCTCGTTCTTCTTTTGCCTCCGCCATTTCCTCCGTTTCCACCACCGAATTCCGAAACTATGCTTCTGTTGCAGCTGCTGCCGCAATCTCTCCTGATTATGATGTCTGGATGGCAGCCCCTGGATCCATTAATGAACGTCGGAAACGCCTTCTTCAAGGCATGGGATTGTCCGCTGATAAAGAGCTTCTTAGAATCGCTAGTAACGAATTGACGCGTGGTGTTCCTGACAGCACTGCAAACGGTCATGTTGCTCCTGATTCTAATGGGGATGTTCATGATGGAGAATTAAAGCAAGAGGCTATACCTTCTCATGTACCGGTAGTGCTCGTACGTTCCAGGTCTGGTTGTGATATCGACTCGTTTTCGGtggaaaagaagagaagagaagagttaCTTGGCAACGTTTCCAAGCAACGGTTGACAAGAACGTCATCAATGATAATCGTGTCACATGCTAGAATATGCCCTTATCAGGATTCAATTAGAGTTTCACCTAAAGGTGCAAGAAGCATGCGCTCACTTGACCAAAATGGTAGCATAGCGCCTATGTTATCCCATAACAGGTTTGGTGCTTTCTTCTTGATAAAGAATCTGGATACAGGTAAAGAATTCGTTGTTAATGAGTATGATCAGGATGGGATGTGGAATAGGGTGAGTGATCTTCAGACAGGGAAACAATTAACAATGGAAGAATTCGAAAAATGCGTGGGACATTCTCCGGTCGTCAAGGAGTTAATGAGGAGAGAAAATGTTTCCAGGATGAATGGCGAAGAGATGAGTGAtgatagaaaaatcaatactAATTCTTACCTATCGAAGAGCTTGAGACTGAGCAAGAGAAGAGGTGCTGCATTATTGAAGAACATAAAAGGAGTTGCTCATTCTATGTCCATAACAGGACTGAGAGGAGCTGACAAAGAAAGGGAAAGTCATTCGCCAACAGCAGAGTCGAAAGCAGGGGCCAAAAATTCATCATCTTCTGGATGGATGAAGGTTAGGCAAGCAGGGAAATCGTACAAGGAGTTGAGTGCATTGCATTTGTGTCAAGAGATTCAAGCTCATCAAGGATCCATATGGACTATTAAGTTCAGTCCTGATGCACGGTTTCTTGCTAGTGGAGGTGAAGATAGGACTATTCATATATGGGAAGTTCAAGAATGTGAAATTATGTCACTGAATGAAGGGACACTAACTCCACTTCATCCCTTCTCAACGACACCATGTCTTGGGGAGGTTCCTTCATTGGCatcagaaaagaagaagaagaagaaaggttcGTCTAGCCGGAAATGTAATCCCATTCCGGAATATGTTCATGTGTCAGAAACTGTGTTTTCGCTATCAGATAAACCTGTCTGCTCTTTCACAGGTCATCTTGACGATGTCTTGGACTTATCCTGGTCCAGATCTCAG CTATTGTTATCATCTTCAATGGACAAAACTGTTAGGTTGTGGGACATGGAAACCAAGAGCTGTCTAAAGCTGTTCGCTCATAATGATTATG TAACCTGCATACAGTTCAATCCAATGGatgataattatttcataAGTGGCTCACTTGATAACAAGGTCCGAATATGGAGCATACCTGATAGGCAACTTGTCGATTGGACCGATCTTCATGAAATGGTCACTGCTGTCTGCTACACTCCAGATGGCCAG GGTGCCCTCATTGGTTCACATAAAGGGAGTTGCCGTATGTACAATGTTGAAG ATTGTAAATTGAGTCAAGGGGAGCAGATTGATTTACAGAACAAGAAGCATGCAAAAAAGATCACTGGGTTTCAG TTTTCTCCAGGAAATCCATCCGAGGTGCTTGTTACCTCTGCCGATTCTCGAATTCGAATTCTGGATGGTTCAGATGTCGCTCATAAATTTAGAG GTTTCAGAAATATCAACAGCCAAATCTCAGCATCATTCAGTACAGATGGAAAATATGTAATATGTGCAAGTGAAGATTCACATGTGTACGTATGGAAGCGCGACGAGCGATCAGGGAATGGGAAGAGCAAAAGTATAATCAATACCCGATCTCACGAGAACTTCCAGTGCAAAGATGTGTCCATGGCAATACCATGGCCTGGTACTATAAAGGGTGATCCCCCACCTGTAAAAGTACATTCCAAAAGACACTCGAAACGCTCCTCAATCTCTCAGCCAACTTCATCATGCAGCTCCCCAACAAAAGAAGATGCATTGTCTGTGAGTAGTAGGAGATACTTCCCGCCTTCCCCCATTGACTGCCTGGccagagaagaagaaaatacaTCAGCAGCAAACAGTAAGAGACTACTACCACCTCtaccaaagaaaaataacaaccACCATAACAACACCAACAACGTAGAAAGAGCTCCATCCCCAGAAGAGGACCCGTCTGCAATTTCTCGGTCGGATTCGGGTTTTGGCGACTCATTTAGTACTTCAGCTTCTTCGTCAATAAGGTATGGTGATTCACCATCAATTTCAGCAGCTCagtcttcatcttcatcttgGTCTTCGTCCTGGTCATGGTTTGACGTCGGGGGCGGCCATGCCAATCAAATTCAAGCAACGGCATGGGGTATGGTGATAGTAACAGCTACACTAGGAGGTGAACTTAGAGCATATCAGAATTTTGGCTTGCCTCGTAGGATCGGTCGCCAGTCTAATTTGTTCTGA